The following coding sequences lie in one Lysobacter capsici genomic window:
- the queA gene encoding tRNA preQ1(34) S-adenosylmethionine ribosyltransferase-isomerase QueA produces MKKSDFNYELPPELIAQAPLAERSASRLLVVPPAPAPREDRVFSDLPQLLQPGDLLVFNDTRVIPARLFGQKSTGGRVEILIERLLGGSEARAQLGVSKSPKEGARIALDAGGEVEVLGRDGEFYRLRFHVPESLEQWLLHAGRLPLPPYIQREPGQDDDERYQTVFAREIGAVAAPTAGLHFDETLLARLRERGIEFGHVTLHVGAGTFQPVRADSLDQHVMHSEWLNVGAGLIEQIRRCRARGGRVIAVGTTVVRALESAIRLNPADDGELLPFAGETRLFILPGYRISSVDGLITNFHLPESTLLMLVSAFSGKDQVFAAYAHAIEQRYRFFSYGDAMLLWPLAAD; encoded by the coding sequence TTGAAAAAGTCCGATTTCAACTACGAACTGCCGCCCGAGCTGATCGCCCAGGCGCCCCTGGCCGAGCGTTCGGCCAGCCGCCTGCTGGTGGTCCCGCCCGCGCCCGCGCCGCGCGAGGATCGGGTGTTCAGCGACCTGCCGCAACTGCTCCAGCCCGGCGACCTGCTGGTCTTCAACGACACCCGGGTGATCCCGGCGCGCCTGTTCGGGCAGAAAAGCACCGGCGGGCGGGTCGAGATCCTGATCGAGCGCCTACTCGGCGGCAGCGAAGCGCGGGCCCAGCTTGGCGTGAGCAAGTCGCCGAAAGAAGGCGCGCGCATCGCCCTGGACGCCGGCGGCGAGGTCGAGGTGCTCGGCCGCGACGGCGAGTTCTATCGCCTGCGCTTCCACGTGCCCGAATCACTGGAGCAATGGCTGCTGCACGCCGGCCGCCTGCCGTTGCCGCCGTACATCCAGCGCGAACCCGGCCAGGACGACGACGAGCGCTACCAGACCGTGTTCGCGCGCGAGATCGGCGCGGTCGCCGCGCCGACCGCGGGCCTGCACTTCGATGAAACCCTGCTGGCGCGGTTGCGCGAGCGCGGGATCGAATTCGGCCACGTCACCTTGCACGTCGGCGCCGGCACCTTCCAGCCGGTGCGCGCCGACAGCCTCGACCAGCACGTGATGCACAGCGAGTGGCTCAACGTCGGCGCAGGCCTGATCGAACAGATCCGCCGCTGCCGCGCGCGCGGTGGGCGGGTGATCGCGGTCGGCACGACGGTGGTGCGCGCGCTGGAAAGCGCGATCCGCCTGAACCCGGCCGACGACGGCGAACTGCTGCCGTTCGCCGGCGAAACCCGCTTGTTCATCCTGCCGGGCTATCGGATCAGCTCGGTCGACGGCCTGATCACCAATTTCCATCTGCCCGAAAGCACGCTGCTGATGCTGGTCTCGGCGTTCTCGGGCAAGGACCAAGTGTTCGCCGCGTACGCGCACGCGATCGAGCAGCGCTATCGCTTCTTCTCCTACGGCGACGCGATGCTGCTGTGGCCACTCGCAGCCGATTAG
- the yajC gene encoding preprotein translocase subunit YajC produces MNLLDLLIAPAHAQAAAAAPQGGLFGGGLSGLILPLVLIAVMYFLIFRPQAKRAKEHRSMLDKLSKGDEVLTNGGIAGTVTDIGENFITVEIAANVRIRVQKGAIANVLPKGTLKSA; encoded by the coding sequence ATGAATCTGCTCGACCTCCTGATCGCTCCGGCCCATGCCCAAGCCGCTGCAGCCGCGCCGCAGGGCGGCCTGTTCGGCGGCGGCCTCAGCGGCCTGATCCTGCCGCTGGTGCTGATCGCGGTGATGTACTTCCTGATCTTCCGCCCGCAGGCCAAGCGCGCCAAGGAACACCGCTCGATGCTGGACAAGCTGTCCAAGGGCGACGAAGTGCTGACCAACGGCGGCATCGCCGGCACCGTCACCGATATCGGCGAGAACTTCATCACCGTGGAAATCGCCGCCAACGTGCGCATCCGCGTGCAGAAGGGCGCGATCGCCAACGTTCTGCCCAAGGGCACCTTGAAGTCGGCCTGA
- the tgt gene encoding tRNA guanosine(34) transglycosylase Tgt translates to MSRMSFELLGNDGAARRGRLTFPRGTVETPAFMPVGTYGSVKGIMPEHVAELGAQIILGNTFHLYLRPGLDVIGDHGGLHGFARWNGPILTDSGGFQVFSLAHRRKITEQGVTFASPVDGSKVFLGPEESMNIQRVLDSDIVMIFDECTPYPATQEVARKSMELSLRWAERSKKAHEGNDAALFGIVQGGVHHDLRTRSADGLKAIGFDGYAVGGLAVGEPEEERNAMLEHTCPQLPEDRPRYLMGVGRPEDLVESVARGVDMFDCVMPTRNARNGHYFTAHGTVRVRNAKYERDLRPIEEGCDCYACRNGFSRAYLRHLDRCNEMLGPMLGTLHNLRYYQRLMAQMRSAIEQGTFAAFRESFYAART, encoded by the coding sequence ATGAGCCGCATGTCCTTCGAACTGCTAGGCAACGACGGCGCCGCGCGCCGCGGCCGGCTGACCTTTCCGCGCGGCACGGTCGAAACCCCGGCGTTCATGCCGGTGGGCACCTACGGTTCGGTCAAGGGGATCATGCCCGAGCACGTCGCCGAGCTCGGCGCGCAGATCATCCTCGGCAACACCTTCCATCTGTACCTGCGCCCGGGCCTGGACGTGATCGGCGATCACGGCGGCCTGCACGGTTTCGCGCGCTGGAACGGGCCGATCCTGACCGACTCGGGCGGTTTCCAGGTGTTCTCGCTCGCGCACCGGCGCAAGATCACCGAGCAGGGCGTGACCTTCGCCTCGCCGGTCGACGGCAGCAAGGTGTTCCTCGGGCCGGAGGAGAGCATGAACATCCAGCGCGTGCTCGATTCGGACATCGTGATGATCTTCGACGAATGCACGCCGTATCCGGCGACGCAGGAGGTCGCGCGCAAGTCGATGGAGCTGAGCCTGCGCTGGGCCGAGCGTTCGAAGAAGGCCCACGAGGGCAACGACGCGGCGCTGTTCGGCATCGTCCAGGGCGGCGTGCATCACGACCTGCGCACGCGTTCGGCCGACGGCCTGAAGGCGATCGGCTTCGACGGCTACGCGGTCGGCGGCCTGGCCGTCGGCGAGCCCGAGGAGGAGCGCAACGCCATGCTCGAGCACACCTGCCCGCAGCTGCCCGAAGACCGGCCGCGCTATCTGATGGGGGTGGGCCGGCCCGAGGATCTGGTCGAATCGGTCGCGCGCGGCGTGGACATGTTCGACTGCGTGATGCCGACCCGCAACGCGCGCAACGGCCACTACTTCACCGCCCACGGCACGGTGCGGGTGCGCAACGCCAAGTACGAGCGCGACCTGCGCCCGATCGAGGAAGGCTGCGACTGCTACGCCTGCCGCAACGGTTTCAGCCGCGCCTACCTGCGCCATCTGGACCGCTGCAACGAGATGCTGGGGCCGATGCTGGGCACCTTGCACAACCTGCGCTACTACCAGCGGCTGATGGCGCAGATGCGGTCGGCGATCGAGCAGGGAACCTTTGCGGCCTTCCGCGAGTCTTTCTACGCCGCACGCACTTAA